Proteins encoded within one genomic window of Xiphophorus maculatus strain JP 163 A chromosome 11, X_maculatus-5.0-male, whole genome shotgun sequence:
- the LOC111610026 gene encoding SLAIN motif-containing protein-like, which produces MEHQDHTKSSWREYLCSQTQAELGATANWPAIGGEVKSSNAQLDEQAHLYCNFWTDSEPARVKNWTSRSFAMDARLRLDSLKSGCNSPHPWGNSDNSLYYYDSEKDLWNGGDVEEEQSALDVVEILDMEESIGDEESWLYEPPNRPSFEERESALRWCRHVLDNPSPEMEAARRGLMNKLDPRSRYYFCRHAAVSTHSQSVSLGFAQDKTSVNTSFNDPDSLDHAKVTHPDDFITTSYRLQDITDVHIMARIQEDSLRQDYISMPAAAALRRNSDSFSSFLNTEADHAGDSSSRNKNTAPDSACRPGLTAAGSSSCKLPTPMAKQGGQSPKLTKLHQQVTQFKLLRLAQNKASPGRMRAPLQTSLRSLQAVRNSRSLEVDVSQPAAHSNHHPPVVPSSTTASSRAAYLNSSDVASLMRESPDRITAVKRPQRSQSLSPSRIAHPSKGYLSVRGRVFASPDRVSTAAWGRHASSIQR; this is translated from the exons ATGGAGCATCAAGACCACACGAAAAGCAGCTGGAGAGAATATTTGTGCAGTCAAACCCAGGCAGAGCTTGGTGCGACGGCGAACTGGCCTGCGATCGGTGGTGAGGTAAAAAGCAGCAATGCACAGCTGGACGAACAGGCACATCTATACTGCAACTTCTGGACTGATTCTGAACCAGCAAGAGTCAAGAACTGGACCAGCAGATCATTTGCCATGGATGCTAGATTAAGACTTGATAGTCTGAAGTCTGGGTGTAATTCACCTCATCCCTGGGGTAACTCGGACAACTCTTTATACTACTATGACAGTGAAAAAGACCTCTGGAATGGCGGAGACGTAGAGGAAGAGCAGTCTGCTTTGGACGTGGTGGAGATCCTTGATATGGAGGAAAGCATAGGAGATGAAGAGAGCTG GTTATATGAGCCTCCGAATAGGCCGTCGTTCGAAGAGAGGGAGTCTGCTCTCAGGTGGTGTCGACACGTTCTGGATAACCCCAGCCCCGAGATGGAGGCTGCCCGTCGTGGGCTGATGAACAAGCTGGATCCAA GATCAAGATATTACTTCTGCAGACATGCAGCAGTTTCCACTCATTCCCAGAGTGTCTCCTTGGGTTTCGCTCAGGACAAAACATCAGTCAACACATCATTCAATGACCCTGACAGCTTAG ATCACGCTAAGGTGACCCACCCTGATGACTTCATAACCACAAGCTACAGACTACAGGATATAACAGATGTCCACATAATGGCCAGAATACAGGAAGACA GTTTAAGACAGGACTATATTTCCATGCCTGCTGCAGCTGCCTTGAGGAGAAACTCAGACTcgttttcctcatttttaaaTACCGAGGCTGACCATGCTGGTGACTCCAGttccagaaataaaaacactgctCCAGACTCTGCCTGCAGGCCCGGTCTGACAGCTGCAGGCTCTTCCAGCTGCAAGTTACCAACGCCAATGGCTAAGCAGGGCGGCCAAAGCCCAAAACTGACCAAACTTCACCAGCAAGTAACCCAGTTCAAGCTGCTGAGGCTTGCCCAGAATAAAG CATCGCCAGGCAGGATGAGGGCACCTCTGCAGACAAGCCTGCGCTCTCTCCAGGCTGTCAGGAACAGTAGAAGCTTAGAGGTTGATGTCAGCCAACCTGCTGCCCACAGCAACCACCATCCCCCAG TTGTTCCATCTTCCACAACAGCGTCAAGCCGTGCCGCATATCTGAACTCCAGCGACGTCGCCAGCTTAATGAGAGAATCCCCAGACAGAATAACGGCGGTGAAAAGACCGCAGAGATCCCAGTCCCTCAGTCCCAGCAGGATTGCTCACCCTTCCAAGGGATACCTGTCTGTTCGTGGGCGAGTTTTTGCCTCGCCAGACAGGGTGTCCACTGCGGCCTGGGGCAGGCATGCCTCATCCATTCAAAGGTGA